Proteins found in one Penaeus vannamei isolate JL-2024 chromosome 29, ASM4276789v1, whole genome shotgun sequence genomic segment:
- the LOC113813988 gene encoding uncharacterized protein isoform X2 translates to MIKRAQTSSYDHHQNGGEAKHMTSNFSMRNWIRVAVLTAIIVAVIILFDRGQVIKITTINQVKKSSTLNKYDVWPPFSVKQKHTREWFVVECFSGTHSEDVESVFGHILSLWSESENPECIDTYQKFTELYEVHDRYSKKLDLPGPFAKQVNSWFQGNKALMEDIHHQHLIHVFHPLTSEHTVYNPVRAKRPMPTQQMNLYEWVEKLAEETSKNCDFCKYNEMTAVDEFGRDDKSDTARVTNTFKVEAWHSMVVTKHLHHPLNFTKELMNHFFKAAMSWIYEVSRKDPAYIYPNIAWDTLHHAGASQIHPHIHMMMAPDHYYGYFELMRSAAQRYYQEKGENYFNAVLEVHAALGLVVEYGDAVAIPIMTGKADLEVMFLSDYPGEDFYSLIYHTINAYHDTFTQFCKSFVGAWPALGTTEAASRGRMPTVARLISRGDCTSLRTDFSSYEIFQIVYRTHDPWQIVAAIKKAIKKNGGN, encoded by the exons ATGATCAAGAGAGCTCAGACAAGTTCAtatgatcaccaccaaaatggcgGGGAGGCCAAACATATGACAAGTAATTTTT CTATGAGGAATTGGATAAGAGTAGCTGTTTTAACAGCTATCATAGTTGCTGTTATAATCCTCTTTGACAGAGGACAGGTCATAAAGATAACTACCATAAACCAAGTCAAGAAATCCTCCACACTCAACAAATATGATGTGTGGCCTCCATTCTCTGTCAAGCAGAAGCATACCAGG GAGTGGTTTGTGGTGGAATGCTTTAGTGGAACGCACTCGGAAGATGTGGAAAGTGTGTTTGGACACATTCTATCCTTGTGGTCCGAGTCTGAGAATCCTGAGTGCATTGATACATACCAGAAGTTTACTGAGCTTTATGAAGTGCACGACCGCTATTCCAAGAAGCTGGATTTACCTGGGCCATTTGCTAAACAAGTGAACTCCTGGTTTCAAGGCAATAAGGCACTGATGGAGGACATCCACCACCAG CACTTGATCCACGTGTTCCATCCACTAACATCTGAGCACACTGTATATAATCCTGTTCGAGCAAAACGGCCCATGCCAACCCAACAGATGAATCTCTACGAATGGGTGGAAAAGCTCGCCGAAGAGACCAGTAAAAACTGCGATTTCTGCAAGTACAACGAGATGACTGCTGTTGATGAATTTGGAAG AGACGATAAAAGTGACACTGCACGGGTGACGAACACTTTCAAAGTGGAGGCATGGCACAGTATGGTGGTAACCAAGCACCTCCATCACCCACTCAACTTCACCAAAGAACTCATGAACCACTTTTTCAAAGCTGCCATGTCCTGGATTTACGAAGTGAGCCGCAAGGATCCTGCCTACAT CTACCCCAACATAGCCTGGGACACCTTGCATCATGCAGGTGCTTCCCAGATCCACCCTCATATCCACATGATGATGGCTCCAGACCACTACTATGGGTACTTTGAACTCATGCGCTCAGCAGCCCAGAGATACTACCAGGAGAAGGGTGAGAACTACTTCAACGCTGTGCTGGAAGTCCATGCTGCTTTGGGGCTGGTGGTGGAGTACGGAGATGCGGTGGCTATACCTATTATG ACAGGCAAAGCTGACTTGGAAGTGATGTTCCTGAGTGATTATCCAGGGGAGGACTTCTACAGTCTTATTTACCACACAATAAATGCTTACCATGATACGTTCACTCAGTTTTGTAAAAG TTTTGTGGGTGCGTGGCCGGCTCTAGGAACCACAGAGGCAGCTTCCCGGGGTAGAATGCCTACTGTGGCAAGGCTCATTTCAAGAGGTGACTGTACATCCCTTAGAACAGATTTCAGTTCGTATGAGATCTTCCAG
- the LOC113813988 gene encoding uncharacterized protein isoform X4 → MRNWIRVAVLTAIIVAVIILFDRGQVIKITTINQVKKSSTLNKYDVWPPFSVKQKHTREWFVVECFSGTHSEDVESVFGHILSLWSESENPECIDTYQKFTELYEVHDRYSKKLDLPGPFAKQVNSWFQGNKALMEDIHHQHLIHVFHPLTSEHTVYNPVRAKRPMPTQQMNLYEWVEKLAEETSKNCDFCKYNEMTAVDEFGRDDKSDTARVTNTFKVEAWHSMVVTKHLHHPLNFTKELMNHFFKAAMSWIYEVSRKDPAYIYPNIAWDTLHHAGASQIHPHIHMMMAPDHYYGYFELMRSAAQRYYQEKGENYFNAVLEVHAALGLVVEYGDAVAIPIMTGKADLEVMFLSDYPGEDFYSLIYHTINAYHDTFTQFCKSFVGAWPALGTTEAASRGRMPTVARLISRGDCTSLRTDFSSYEIFQIVYRTHDPWQIVAAIKKAIKKNGGN, encoded by the exons ATGAGGAATTGGATAAGAGTAGCTGTTTTAACAGCTATCATAGTTGCTGTTATAATCCTCTTTGACAGAGGACAGGTCATAAAGATAACTACCATAAACCAAGTCAAGAAATCCTCCACACTCAACAAATATGATGTGTGGCCTCCATTCTCTGTCAAGCAGAAGCATACCAGG GAGTGGTTTGTGGTGGAATGCTTTAGTGGAACGCACTCGGAAGATGTGGAAAGTGTGTTTGGACACATTCTATCCTTGTGGTCCGAGTCTGAGAATCCTGAGTGCATTGATACATACCAGAAGTTTACTGAGCTTTATGAAGTGCACGACCGCTATTCCAAGAAGCTGGATTTACCTGGGCCATTTGCTAAACAAGTGAACTCCTGGTTTCAAGGCAATAAGGCACTGATGGAGGACATCCACCACCAG CACTTGATCCACGTGTTCCATCCACTAACATCTGAGCACACTGTATATAATCCTGTTCGAGCAAAACGGCCCATGCCAACCCAACAGATGAATCTCTACGAATGGGTGGAAAAGCTCGCCGAAGAGACCAGTAAAAACTGCGATTTCTGCAAGTACAACGAGATGACTGCTGTTGATGAATTTGGAAG AGACGATAAAAGTGACACTGCACGGGTGACGAACACTTTCAAAGTGGAGGCATGGCACAGTATGGTGGTAACCAAGCACCTCCATCACCCACTCAACTTCACCAAAGAACTCATGAACCACTTTTTCAAAGCTGCCATGTCCTGGATTTACGAAGTGAGCCGCAAGGATCCTGCCTACAT CTACCCCAACATAGCCTGGGACACCTTGCATCATGCAGGTGCTTCCCAGATCCACCCTCATATCCACATGATGATGGCTCCAGACCACTACTATGGGTACTTTGAACTCATGCGCTCAGCAGCCCAGAGATACTACCAGGAGAAGGGTGAGAACTACTTCAACGCTGTGCTGGAAGTCCATGCTGCTTTGGGGCTGGTGGTGGAGTACGGAGATGCGGTGGCTATACCTATTATG ACAGGCAAAGCTGACTTGGAAGTGATGTTCCTGAGTGATTATCCAGGGGAGGACTTCTACAGTCTTATTTACCACACAATAAATGCTTACCATGATACGTTCACTCAGTTTTGTAAAAG TTTTGTGGGTGCGTGGCCGGCTCTAGGAACCACAGAGGCAGCTTCCCGGGGTAGAATGCCTACTGTGGCAAGGCTCATTTCAAGAGGTGACTGTACATCCCTTAGAACAGATTTCAGTTCGTATGAGATCTTCCAG
- the LOC113813988 gene encoding uncharacterized protein isoform X3, protein MYSTPRPKSGYSSAMRNWIRVAVLTAIIVAVIILFDRGQVIKITTINQVKKSSTLNKYDVWPPFSVKQKHTREWFVVECFSGTHSEDVESVFGHILSLWSESENPECIDTYQKFTELYEVHDRYSKKLDLPGPFAKQVNSWFQGNKALMEDIHHQHLIHVFHPLTSEHTVYNPVRAKRPMPTQQMNLYEWVEKLAEETSKNCDFCKYNEMTAVDEFGRDDKSDTARVTNTFKVEAWHSMVVTKHLHHPLNFTKELMNHFFKAAMSWIYEVSRKDPAYIYPNIAWDTLHHAGASQIHPHIHMMMAPDHYYGYFELMRSAAQRYYQEKGENYFNAVLEVHAALGLVVEYGDAVAIPIMTGKADLEVMFLSDYPGEDFYSLIYHTINAYHDTFTQFCKSFVGAWPALGTTEAASRGRMPTVARLISRGDCTSLRTDFSSYEIFQIVYRTHDPWQIVAAIKKAIKKNGGN, encoded by the exons ATGTATTCAACACCCAGGCCAAAATCTGGATATAGTAGTG CTATGAGGAATTGGATAAGAGTAGCTGTTTTAACAGCTATCATAGTTGCTGTTATAATCCTCTTTGACAGAGGACAGGTCATAAAGATAACTACCATAAACCAAGTCAAGAAATCCTCCACACTCAACAAATATGATGTGTGGCCTCCATTCTCTGTCAAGCAGAAGCATACCAGG GAGTGGTTTGTGGTGGAATGCTTTAGTGGAACGCACTCGGAAGATGTGGAAAGTGTGTTTGGACACATTCTATCCTTGTGGTCCGAGTCTGAGAATCCTGAGTGCATTGATACATACCAGAAGTTTACTGAGCTTTATGAAGTGCACGACCGCTATTCCAAGAAGCTGGATTTACCTGGGCCATTTGCTAAACAAGTGAACTCCTGGTTTCAAGGCAATAAGGCACTGATGGAGGACATCCACCACCAG CACTTGATCCACGTGTTCCATCCACTAACATCTGAGCACACTGTATATAATCCTGTTCGAGCAAAACGGCCCATGCCAACCCAACAGATGAATCTCTACGAATGGGTGGAAAAGCTCGCCGAAGAGACCAGTAAAAACTGCGATTTCTGCAAGTACAACGAGATGACTGCTGTTGATGAATTTGGAAG AGACGATAAAAGTGACACTGCACGGGTGACGAACACTTTCAAAGTGGAGGCATGGCACAGTATGGTGGTAACCAAGCACCTCCATCACCCACTCAACTTCACCAAAGAACTCATGAACCACTTTTTCAAAGCTGCCATGTCCTGGATTTACGAAGTGAGCCGCAAGGATCCTGCCTACAT CTACCCCAACATAGCCTGGGACACCTTGCATCATGCAGGTGCTTCCCAGATCCACCCTCATATCCACATGATGATGGCTCCAGACCACTACTATGGGTACTTTGAACTCATGCGCTCAGCAGCCCAGAGATACTACCAGGAGAAGGGTGAGAACTACTTCAACGCTGTGCTGGAAGTCCATGCTGCTTTGGGGCTGGTGGTGGAGTACGGAGATGCGGTGGCTATACCTATTATG ACAGGCAAAGCTGACTTGGAAGTGATGTTCCTGAGTGATTATCCAGGGGAGGACTTCTACAGTCTTATTTACCACACAATAAATGCTTACCATGATACGTTCACTCAGTTTTGTAAAAG TTTTGTGGGTGCGTGGCCGGCTCTAGGAACCACAGAGGCAGCTTCCCGGGGTAGAATGCCTACTGTGGCAAGGCTCATTTCAAGAGGTGACTGTACATCCCTTAGAACAGATTTCAGTTCGTATGAGATCTTCCAG
- the LOC113813988 gene encoding uncharacterized protein isoform X1: MWSGRLAIPIGVARINFSGTLCRIFTWRDNRQNIAHICKAMRNWIRVAVLTAIIVAVIILFDRGQVIKITTINQVKKSSTLNKYDVWPPFSVKQKHTREWFVVECFSGTHSEDVESVFGHILSLWSESENPECIDTYQKFTELYEVHDRYSKKLDLPGPFAKQVNSWFQGNKALMEDIHHQHLIHVFHPLTSEHTVYNPVRAKRPMPTQQMNLYEWVEKLAEETSKNCDFCKYNEMTAVDEFGRDDKSDTARVTNTFKVEAWHSMVVTKHLHHPLNFTKELMNHFFKAAMSWIYEVSRKDPAYIYPNIAWDTLHHAGASQIHPHIHMMMAPDHYYGYFELMRSAAQRYYQEKGENYFNAVLEVHAALGLVVEYGDAVAIPIMTGKADLEVMFLSDYPGEDFYSLIYHTINAYHDTFTQFCKSFVGAWPALGTTEAASRGRMPTVARLISRGDCTSLRTDFSSYEIFQIVYRTHDPWQIVAAIKKAIKKNGGN; encoded by the exons ATGTGGAGTGGTAGACTCGCAATACCAATAGGTGTAGCAAGAATTAATTTCTCAGGAACTCTGTGCAGAATTTTCACTTGGAGGGATAATAGACAGAACATTGCACATATTTGCAAAG CTATGAGGAATTGGATAAGAGTAGCTGTTTTAACAGCTATCATAGTTGCTGTTATAATCCTCTTTGACAGAGGACAGGTCATAAAGATAACTACCATAAACCAAGTCAAGAAATCCTCCACACTCAACAAATATGATGTGTGGCCTCCATTCTCTGTCAAGCAGAAGCATACCAGG GAGTGGTTTGTGGTGGAATGCTTTAGTGGAACGCACTCGGAAGATGTGGAAAGTGTGTTTGGACACATTCTATCCTTGTGGTCCGAGTCTGAGAATCCTGAGTGCATTGATACATACCAGAAGTTTACTGAGCTTTATGAAGTGCACGACCGCTATTCCAAGAAGCTGGATTTACCTGGGCCATTTGCTAAACAAGTGAACTCCTGGTTTCAAGGCAATAAGGCACTGATGGAGGACATCCACCACCAG CACTTGATCCACGTGTTCCATCCACTAACATCTGAGCACACTGTATATAATCCTGTTCGAGCAAAACGGCCCATGCCAACCCAACAGATGAATCTCTACGAATGGGTGGAAAAGCTCGCCGAAGAGACCAGTAAAAACTGCGATTTCTGCAAGTACAACGAGATGACTGCTGTTGATGAATTTGGAAG AGACGATAAAAGTGACACTGCACGGGTGACGAACACTTTCAAAGTGGAGGCATGGCACAGTATGGTGGTAACCAAGCACCTCCATCACCCACTCAACTTCACCAAAGAACTCATGAACCACTTTTTCAAAGCTGCCATGTCCTGGATTTACGAAGTGAGCCGCAAGGATCCTGCCTACAT CTACCCCAACATAGCCTGGGACACCTTGCATCATGCAGGTGCTTCCCAGATCCACCCTCATATCCACATGATGATGGCTCCAGACCACTACTATGGGTACTTTGAACTCATGCGCTCAGCAGCCCAGAGATACTACCAGGAGAAGGGTGAGAACTACTTCAACGCTGTGCTGGAAGTCCATGCTGCTTTGGGGCTGGTGGTGGAGTACGGAGATGCGGTGGCTATACCTATTATG ACAGGCAAAGCTGACTTGGAAGTGATGTTCCTGAGTGATTATCCAGGGGAGGACTTCTACAGTCTTATTTACCACACAATAAATGCTTACCATGATACGTTCACTCAGTTTTGTAAAAG TTTTGTGGGTGCGTGGCCGGCTCTAGGAACCACAGAGGCAGCTTCCCGGGGTAGAATGCCTACTGTGGCAAGGCTCATTTCAAGAGGTGACTGTACATCCCTTAGAACAGATTTCAGTTCGTATGAGATCTTCCAG